From the Hippocampus zosterae strain Florida chromosome 13, ASM2543408v3, whole genome shotgun sequence genome, the window TCAGCATCCCGCGGCGCAGGAAGAGCGAGCGTGATAGCTTGTAGTCGTGGACGTCCTGGAGGAAAACCAGGATCACAGAGTCCGTGCTGGCCTCCATCACTTGGTGCAATGCATGATGAGCCTTGAAGCTGCATGCAGGATACAAAAGCCCAATTTAAAAAAGTAAGCATGTCCATATTTAcggttggtgttttttttaataaactttgCTTTTTGGGGAATAATTGTCGCAGTTTGTTAAGATGCGGAACtattctcattttattttagcCTGTACAAATTTTATGTGGGATTATTTGAAAGTGTCATTTCGGGGCGTTTCTGATATTCTTATTTTACCCTGTAAAATTAACTTTGATAGTCGAAATTTATTTTGGGCAGTTGAGTGTTAACCTGTTAAAATGCTGTGGGTTTGCAATCATCTCATTTTTggaggcttattttttttaacctgtgtgATTTTGGGGCGGATTTACAGTCGTCATATCACAGCCTCCTCCTTGTATGCTCGTCCTTTGTTAACCTGGGCATCCTTTACAACAAGTGGTTttagaagaacaaaacaaaatctaccGTCTGCACCACGGATCGCTGAGGAGGCTTTCGGTGACCACAAAAAGAATTTTGCGGGAATTCCTCATGTTCTCCACGATGGACTCCATCTGGGACTCCCCTGGCACCGAATCCCGATCCTCCAGGCAGAACTTGCACGCGTTTCCCTCAAGGGGCATCAAGGCTCTTTCCACCCAGCCGCCGTCCACCTCGGCGTGGATGATGTAAGCGTCATATTGGAACTGCCGACCCTTCTCCGCCGCGGTGTCGCTGAAGCCCAAAGCCCGATTGACCAGGATGTTCCAGTAGAATTGGATCCTCCAGCCGTGAAAGCGCACCAGAAGCGCCATCGCCGTCAGCAGCGTCACCAGCGTACTGTTTAGTATGTAGAGCACTCGGAATGGTGCCATGTCCTTGCAGGAGAGGGGGTCGAAATCTGCGATGGAGCGGTTGAAGTAAGCCAGCGGCGTGTTGCACGTGTACCGCTCCCTCAAGCCAGGAACGCTGGTGGTGTTGGTGGTGTTCAACCAGGTCAGAAACCACAGGATGCTCTCGCACGTGCAGTCGAAGGGATTGCGATCCATCAGGAGATCGCTGAGGTTGGCCAAAGGAACACGGAACACCTGGGGCCTCACGGCCGTGATCAGGCTCCTCTGCAGACGTAAGACTTTCAGGGAGGTCAGGCTGTCGAAGACCGAGTCCTTCAGGTTGTTGAGCAGATTGTTGCTAAGACTGAGCTCACGCAGGTCCCTCAGCCCGCTCAGCGCCTCGGCGGGGATCTCGTCGAGCCCGTTGTTGTCCATCTGCAGGCTGGTCATGTTCTGCAGGCCTTTCAGGTAGAGCACGGCCCCCCCGAGATTGACGTCCTTCCACAGCCGCGCCAGGTTGTTGTGTTGCAGCTTGAGTACCTTCAGGTTGACGAGATTGCTCAGTAAGTTGGCCCTCAAGTTGGCGATGTTGTTGTTGCTCAGGTCCAAGTAGGCCAGGTTGGACAAGGGCTCGAACGGCGAGCGATCCAAGTTCAAGGACATCGCCGTGAGGCTTTTACTCAGCGTCAGCACCCTGAGAAGGGGAACCCCGACAAACGACGCGGGGCTGAGGGTGATGGTTTGGTGGTTGAAGGACATATGAAGCTCCTGGAGACCATGCAAGCCTTGGAACTCTGCCCCGCTGAGAGTCTGCTTGATGAAATTCAAATCCAGAAAAAGGTGCGTGAGGTTCCGCAAATGGGAGAAGGCGCCGCGTTGGATCTGCAAAACGGCCGTCGCCGTCAAGTTGAGCTTCAGCAACTGCGACCCGCCCAGCGAAGCGAGTGTCCTGTTGGAGATCATTTTCAGCGACGCGTAGCTGCTCCAGCTCAGGTCCAGATATTTGAGACTTTTCAAGCCCGCGAAGGTGTGCTCGCTAATCCCCCGCGCCGACGTCCTCTGCAAACACAAAGTCTCCAGGGCGCCCAGCAGCTGGAAGGAGAAGTCGTCGATGATGGGCGTGGCGGAGGTATGACTTTTCACCAGAGCTTTCCTCAAGTCCAGCTGCTTTAAACTGTCAAGACCCTCAAACGTCCGCTTGGTCACGTGCTTAACGTTGTTGTCCGACAAAACAAGGGCGTACAGTTTGCCAAGCCACCGGAACGAGCCCTCTTCGATTTTCCCCAAGCCGTTGCCGGAGAGGTCCAGCGAGGTGACGTTGGTTCGCCGCAGCTCTTTGAAGGTGGCGTTGGTGAGCGTGACCAGCTTCATTCTCTGCAGGGACAATTTCCGGATCGACGTTCCCGACAGCGCAGCGCAGAGTTTGAAGATGGACGTCGTTCCCATGTTGCTCCCGTCCATGATTAAGATGTGCAAGTGGGAAATGGGCTGGAAGGAACCGGGCTCcacctgtgggggggggggtgaaatacaTTGACGGTGGCTAAATGGAACGCAAAACTTGTCACCGCATGCCCCGCGTGTCCTGACCAAGATGACACCCAGGTCTGATCATTGGTCTCAGATTCATTTGAAAAGTCATGACGTGTCGGCTGGTGCTGTTCCACTGTCGTCCTGTGGGTGGCAGTATTACGCACGATGCAACAAGTGTCAGAGCAAAGCGACCTAGCACATTAGCCTCAGtgcaaaacaactggaacaaaaATTAAAAGGAGCCGTAACGGGGCGGGATCTTCAATGCCGCTTTTGTTCAAACACAAGTACGAGTTTGCACTCTGAGTCCTCCCCGTTACGGAAAAGCGATACCTCTAGGACAGTGCTTCTTAACCTTAACCTTAACTTAGAGGtatcgaacccaaccagttcaccgAACCCATCATTAGTCCATGggttttccgatctgctttctcctcacaagggacgcggggggggggggctgctggatcccatcccagctcttttcgggcattaggcaggggacaccctgaaccggttgcccgcCAATCGCCGAgcgcacagaaacgaacaaccatccgcgctcacacgcacaccgcgggacaatttagagcgttttttcaatcagcctgccggtgaaaaataaaaatagcattttctttttgcaaattcaagactttaaaaaaaaacgcatttattaaagagaaaatttttttaattgtgcacaaaatgaaccagagCCACTGCTTTCCGACTTAAAATGTCTttaaacacaaagacaaaaacttgTGAACAAAGACGTTTTGACTCTGCGATATCAAACCGCCGCAGTATAGTATCCGCGGCTGGTAGCGACAGCCTAAAATGAGTACCCAATACCCTAAAATAAGCCCGGTATCAGCTCGATACAGATGCCTGGTATCAGTACTCACCCATCCCTAAGTAAACGCATGAAAGCGAAGATACATTCCATAGTTGTACTTACTGTTTTGATTGTGGCGGATTCCAGGTTGAGGACCTGCAAAGATTCCGAGTGGCTAAAGAGAGCAAAGTCATCCTTGGCCAAGGTTGAGAATGTGTTGGATCCCAGCCTGAGCTCCACCAGGTTGGGCATCTGAGGCCTGGAGCCCAGCTTGGCCGAGTTGAGGTTGTTCTTTGACACGTCCAGGAATTTCAGACTCTGAAAGGCAGAGGTGGAGGAGTCGCAAGACTTGACAATTTAAGTAGCTGATTTTCAGACTTGGGTAAATCTTGACAACTGAAATTGGATCTAAAAGTCCAACATCTGTTTCAATGAGCAACATTGCATGACTTGATGAATGACTTGCTTCGCACAAGTACTGACTCGCCTTCGTGAAGACATACTCAACATTGCACATACTTGTACACTGTATATGCTTTACTCTGACCTCTGCCTGTGAGGAAAAGGTAAAAACACGTCACAGTGATCcgaaagccccccaccccccaatagtAGATTCTCGTATACCTGCAGCCCCGCGAAGACTTCCCCTTTCAACTTCAGCCTATTGCCCGACAAGCGAAACTCGGTCAAGCTCCCGCATGGGCTCAGATCCTCCTCCCGGATGACGTGCACCTCGTTGTGGTCCGCGGCGAGAGTCTGCAACCGAGGCAGCGCCCGGCACAACCCGCCATCCAGTCTGGTGAGGCTGTTGAAACTGACATCCAGGTCCAGGAGACCCGCGTAGGGGGCCAGGGAAGCCGGCGGGACCTGGCTCAGTCGGTTGTGGGAAAGATCCAAGCCAGTGATGTTGCCGGGGAGGTCGGAAGGCACGGATGCCAGGCTCAGGCGGCTGCAGTCGGCTTTGGTGCTTTGGATGCGGCAGGGGGTCTTCTGGGAGGCCTCAGGCAGGGAAACCAACATGAAGTGGCACAGAAGGACCACCTGTAGGGATGGTTGGAAAAAAGGTTTTCCAAGGTCTTTTCAGgacacattcaaaatcaatgaTCAGTGTCATGCTGTCTCTGTTGTGGGTTTTATGCTCCTTCCAAATTTGCTAAAttgtgacaaaatactcatcaagggtgaattgaaaaaaaattttaaaatgcaaacacgGAGCAACTTATTTTAATGACCCTATTGTGGACAATGATATTCAGAATTTCTTCcatgatttatatatatatatatatatatatatatatatatatatatatatatatatatatatatatatatatatatatatatatatatataacagccTGCTCACTAACAAAAGTTCAGTTTGACTTGACAATATTTCAATACGTCTATTATCGCCAACCaagagcatgttttttaaaactaaaCATTCAGCATAGACAAATTTATATCAACATCAATAATTtgcattttaatgtatttttatagaCTGCTGTTATGAATTATTTGCGgggtataaaaaaaacacacacgcgcacaaaattTGCAGATACACGCATTTTGTTTCGCAATAATGCAATACAAAGTCACATTTCCAATCAATTAATCAaaaccatttgtttttgttcatcatCAATTTCACACAACCCAAAAGCACCCCAAACTTTGAATTACATTCTACTTATTCAGTTATTTGTCATTTCCTCCCAGTTcttaccatttttttcccatctccGCAGCTCATGGTTTCCAAACGGAGATGTCCGATTTCCTCAACAGTGCAGAAATCTGAGACTTCAATAAATGAGCCCCGTCAGAGCCAAGCAAGCACAGACATGTGAGTTCTGTTTCTGCTTTCACTTCTACTTTCGGAGCTCCACTTTGTATAGTgtgcacaaaacaaaactctctcacacacatacacacaaaccaaACCTACTCTTTTCAATTCCAAAATGGCAGGACGAAAGTTGTCTGCTGGGCAACATTTTGACAGGTCAAACAGAAAAGTTATTGGACAGATTCACGATTGGGCGGTGCttctacatacagtactttggcCTTGAAACACATGCCCACTCACGCGTGTgtgcatacacgcacgcacacacacacacacacacaaacacacattcacaggGTAGAGCAACTTCTCTAATTCTTTTTATATGCAGGCAGCAACAAATTTCGCAACATATCTATTGATAGAAATCTGAAtcagcctgatttttttttttttttgctcaatacCGAGCATTAACAACAGTCTATTCCTTCctccgcggcccggtagtccagtggttagcacgtcggcttcacagtgcagaggtaccgggttcgattccagctacggcctccctgtgtggagtttgcatgttctccccgggcctgcgtgggttttctccgggtgctccggtttcctcccacgttccaaaaacatgcatggtaggctgattgaacactctaaattgtccctaggtgtgaatgtgagcgtggatggttgttcgtctctgtgtgccctgcgattggctggcaactgatccagggtgtcccccgcctactgcccgaagacggctgggatgggctccagcaccccccgcgaccctagtgaggattaagcggttcagaaaatggatggatggatggatattccttcctccctcatttcaaaaacatcttgGGTTGAttcaagactccaaattgtgctTCAGTGTTCCAAGTGACCTTAATGAGGACAAGTAGTACGCAAAATGATTGGATGTATCATGGATGGAGAGATTAAATAGTCAATTGGACCGGAAAAGACGagctggcaacaagttcagggtgtaggcCACCGACCTGTCTCTCGCCCAGAGACAACTGGGGTAGGCTGGGGGATTGTTGAAAAagaccactagagggcagcacaACTTTCTAAATGAgtgccattgatttttttttgtgtgcgtctcTATGGTGGCAATTTCTTCCATTTTACAGTGGTTCGGTTATTTTTACACTTACATGACACTTGATAATCTAGGATAGCTTTTTGTGGCAGTTTTACCTTCGATTGTCCAGCCTTACCagcgcattattattattattattataaaaatgccaaataaatcataaaatggcaaaatacaaaattaatacaatttttaaattgtatgtgcagtaaatattctctagtacggactcgtgtttgcgctgtccaatttgtcctgataacagaaatttcTCATTTGGGAattgagcatggtacatgtcctttatgaaaccgtaagtatgttgacaaaatgcccgtgtaacaacacaattaataaaatacaaaaatatactgtccaaaaactgtttatataacaaaaactgcaatacaggagTATCCAAAAGTAACCACGTAAACCTTACTTAGACGTTTGTAGTAAAAAattgtagcactgtcacttcaAGAGCCACACTAGCtgaaaacacgcgggaacatatgcagcgtgtgagaatcaggcCAGGAAGGGAAGAAAGGCTGACATGCACGTGAAGGAttgtagtcgctgaactgtgcccactgcctgtcccaacttgattgtcgttgtaaccctggcgatattcaggtaattgataactagtttaccatgacgcatgttaggtgttaattttggacagctGATTAATtcgttgaatggtatttgtagagcacaatatcgcggtttggagtttgaaatctttaatctcagaattcttaCTTGAATctgagaattctcactttaaagtcttaatctcagaattctgactttgactttaatctcagaattctgactttaatctcagaattatcactttaaagtcagaattctcacttgaatctgagaattctcactttaaagtctgactttaatctcagaattcttaCTTGAATctgagaattctcactttaaagtcttaatctcagaattctgactttgacTTGAATCTCAGAATTCTTACTTGAATCTCAGAATTCTTGAATctgagaattctcactttaaagtcttaatctcagaattctgactttgactttaatctcagaattatcactttaaagtcagaattctgacttgaatctcagaattcttacttgaatctcagaattctcactttaaagtcagaattctgagattaacgTTCGTGGAGCTATGAATTGTGGGGGGACCGTCAGCGTCTGGCGTGACTTGAAAGAAAGTACATCATGTCATCACCCAGCGACTTTTGCGTGGCCGAGGAGTGTCGGAggacatcctttcacttttggaggagcagagggtgagtaaacagtgcgtcgtgtttgtttcatttggagttaacgtgctccatgaagcttgtagctccgttgctagtccgaatgtcatgaatggatgcacccAGTTTACATTCGTGAATAAGTACAATGTAACCAATTTAAAAGGGTACGTTCCTGTGACGCCACATaacgttgttaaaaacaacaccactctcGACATCGAACCCCTTTGTGTGGATGACAGTGGCCGTCTGGAGCATCGTTGCAGCCTAATTGCCGTGAACTGAACACACTGATCACGCGGTCGTGTCGTAGGAAGTATGTGCACACCCACCTCTATTTACTTTTAGACTATTTACTGAATATGAGTATACTTGAGTTTGAACTAAAAGTACCATGAGCGAGAACATTATTAAAAAACTTTAACAAGCATACGGTCATGcagtcatgttttcaaaatgtccaccgttgtttttttgtcagattgtAATTGTTGTCTCTTTTCTTGTGCAGATAAAGTTACTGATGGAGGGTGCAACTCAAACAGTGGCTGGAAATCCAGATTTGGATGACTTGATCAAGCTATGCTTTAGACTTGAATTCAGCAATAAGGAAATACTTGCAATTTTAGCACATAATGCTCAAACTATTTTAAGTATTCGGACTCTGAAAAGGATAGAACCAGTCAGACCTGGGAGACGTGTTGGCTTTTGTCCAGCACGAGATCATGACTAGTGGACAGATGCAAGGTTATCGCTGGCTTCATCTGCGTGCCATTCAAAAAGGAGTTGTTGTCACAAGATACAATAAGACAAATTATACAATTTGTTGACCCTGTAGTTGTGGGAATAAGAAGAGCACGACGCCTAAGAAGGCGCCAATACAACTTGCGGGGGCCAAATGCTCTTTGGCACCTGGATGGCTATGACAAATTAAAGCCCTATGGGATTGGCATCAATGGCTGTATTGATGGCTTTAGCCGGTATGTGTTATGGGCGGAAGCCTATACCACAAACAGTGAACCTAAGGTGGTTGCaagttattttataaaaacagtttcacgcATTGGCGGGTGTCCAGAGAGGATCCGTGCAGACAGGTgcacagaaaatgtttgtgtcgAACAGATACAGATGTTTTCTGTATCACCCTTCGCAAACAGAGTGCACAGTTTtggattaatttatttcaaactcTTCAAGATGACGGCCACTTTT encodes:
- the tlr3 gene encoding toll-like receptor 3 → MSCGDGKKMVVLLCHFMLVSLPEASQKTPCRIQSTKADCSRLSLASVPSDLPGNITGLDLSHNRLSQVPPASLAPYAGLLDLDVSFNSLTRLDGGLCRALPRLQTLAADHNEVHVIREEDLSPCGSLTEFRLSGNRLKLKGEVFAGLQSLKFLDVSKNNLNSAKLGSRPQMPNLVELRLGSNTFSTLAKDDFALFSHSESLQVLNLESATIKTVEPGSFQPISHLHILIMDGSNMGTTSIFKLCAALSGTSIRKLSLQRMKLVTLTNATFKELRRTNVTSLDLSGNGLGKIEEGSFRWLGKLYALVLSDNNVKHVTKRTFEGLDSLKQLDLRKALVKSHTSATPIIDDFSFQLLGALETLCLQRTSARGISEHTFAGLKSLKYLDLSWSSYASLKMISNRTLASLGGSQLLKLNLTATAVLQIQRGAFSHLRNLTHLFLDLNFIKQTLSGAEFQGLHGLQELHMSFNHQTITLSPASFVGVPLLRVLTLSKSLTAMSLNLDRSPFEPLSNLAYLDLSNNNIANLRANLLSNLVNLKVLKLQHNNLARLWKDVNLGGAVLYLKGLQNMTSLQMDNNGLDEIPAEALSGLRDLRELSLSNNLLNNLKDSVFDSLTSLKVLRLQRSLITAVRPQVFRVPLANLSDLLMDRNPFDCTCESILWFLTWLNTTNTTSVPGLRERYTCNTPLAYFNRSIADFDPLSCKDMAPFRVLYILNSTLVTLLTAMALLVRFHGWRIQFYWNILVNRALGFSDTAAEKGRQFQYDAYIIHAEVDGGWVERALMPLEGNACKFCLEDRDSVPGESQMESIVENMRNSRKILFVVTESLLSDPWCRRFKAHHALHQVMEASTDSVILVFLQDVHDYKLSRSLFLRRGMLRKRCVLHWPVHNERVVAFRQKLLIALKTTNRFPPLL